Genomic window (Klebsiella quasivariicola):
GTAGACAGTATGGCGAAACCTGAAATTGCAACTGAAAGAACCCGTCTGAGTATTCCCTTTGACGATCGCCAACGTGCAATACGTGCGGCCGGCAAACTGGCTGATGGCAGTAATGCTCTGGACTACGTGAAGGAAGAAAAGGTGTGGTATGCACAGCCGGGGGCCAACCTGAGCCGGCTGAAAGAGTGGATTTTTGACCCCAATAAGGTGATCGAAGAACCGCCCCTGGATATTCAGGCCATTGAAGATGAATTTACGGCGTGGCTTGAAGAGCGCGGTGCCATTATCAAAGACCCCATAGAGTTCGATGGCCAGAAGCATTATGTCGATACAGTGGACGGTAAAGCTGGTTCAAGAAAGGGGGTGTATGCCGCTTTCCTGGATGGCCGGCCTGCAGGGTGGTACAGGGACTATAAGAACGGTGGTGAAATTCAGAAATGGGTATCTACCGGCGCAGCCCCTAACCCTGAACAAATGGCCATGCTCCGTGCTGATGCTGCGGCAAGGCGTGAACAAAGAGCTGCAGCGCAAGCGGATAAGTTTGATCAGACCGCTAACCGGTTGATGGAAGAATATAACCGGCTTCCGGATGCCACGGGAGATCTGGCATACCTGAAAAACAAACAGGTCATTGCCGCTAACGGCCTTAAAGCTGATGAGCGGGGCAACGTTGTGATCCCCCTGTTTAATGCTGATGGCGAGTTCAGGACCCTTGAGCGCATCTGGTCCGACGGTAGTAAACACCTTGAAAAAGACGGCCAGGCATGGGGGAGTTTTTTCGTTGTGGGTGGCCAACTGAAGGATGGTGACAACCTGCTTTATGCCGAGGGATATGCGACAGCAGCCAGTATCAGCGAAGCCATCAATCAGCCTGTGATCATGACGGTTAATGCCGGCAACATGGTGGAAGTTGCTGGCCGCCTGAAAGACGCCTTTCCAAACAGCACTCATTACTTCCTTGCTGACAATGACATTTATAAAGACGAGAACGTTGGACTAGAAAAAGCGACAGAAGCTGCAGAGCTGACTGCCGGCCATGTTCTGGTCCCTGCCTTTAGCAACCCGAAAGAAGGGCTTACAGACTACAACGATTTGCATGTCTCTGAAGGGCTGGAGCAAGTCAGATTGCAGGTAGAAGGAGCCATTAATCAAATAAACAGGGTAGACACTATGCCGACTGATAACCCGAACATTACTGACGTTAATCACAGCTCGACTGACAGCGCTGCCGTTGCAGCCCCTGAAAATGCCGCGCCGGTGGCCAGCGCCCCTGCAGCTGCTGAACCGGTGGAAGCCGCGCCGGTGGCCAGCGCCCCTGCAGCTGCCGAACCGGAGGAAGCCGCGCCGGTGGCCAGCGCTCCCGCAGCTGCCGAACCGGAGGAAACCGCACCGGTGGCCAGCGCCCCCGCAGCTGCCGAACCGGAGGAAACCGCGCCGGTGGCCAGCGCCCCCGCAGCTGCCGAACCGGAGGAAACCGCGCCGGTGGCCAGCGCCCCTGCAGCTGCTGAACCGGAATACGCCGCACCAACAGATCGAGACGGTGATGATGAAAAGAGTAATAGCGCCAGTGATCTTGAGGCGTATGCCGCTATGATGGCCTTTGGCGGTGAAACAACTGACACCGCTCAGCAAAAGCCTGAAGGGATAGCGCCCAGCGAACCTGTAGCTAATACCGCCCCGGCTGAAAATGAAACCGAGGAGAAGAAGAAAAAAACAAACGAAGAACTGGAAAACGGCATACGCTGGGCAACCAACGATAATGCAGAAACGCCCCCAAAAGAACGTATAGACCTGGAAGGGTTAATTGCCCGGTTTGGGTACAGAGCAGAGAAAGACTATACGGCGTATACGCTTGATGGGCAGGATGCGTTTTACGATTACGGCTCACATCTGCGTATGGCTACCCCTGAAGCCAGCCAGAGTGACGAGATGATCCTGGCGGCCGTTCTTACCGCGGATAAGCAACATCATCGTGGTATTGAAATCACCGGCAGTGACGAATTTAAAGAGCGAGTGTTTAACCTTATCAGTGAATACAACATTGAGGTGAAACTGACTAACCCAGAACAAAGGGTTAAATTGCTCGAACTCAAAAAAGCAAATGAAACAGCAAAAGAAACGGCAAAAGAAAATGTTGCTGATTCAAAAGCGAATAAGCAGGAAGGGGTAAACGAAAAGGCAAATTCATCAGTTCAGCAAAATGGAATGCGCTGGGAAGAATCGGCCTCTGTACAACCGAAGAAGCAGAATGCATCTGATACTCAAAAGGAAGATAAAGCTGCGGGTGAATCCTGGGAGAAAGGCGTTATCGTCGCGCATGGACGTGCTAAGTATGAGTGGAAAGATGATGAATCCATGAACTACTTTGTCACCCTCAAAAATGAACATGGAGAGAAGACACTCTGGGGGAAAGACCTTGAGAGAGCGGTTAAAGATGCTGGTGTAGACACCGAACGTCTTGTTACGGTCAGAAAGCTGGGATTTGTGGATGTTGAGGTGAATGCACCTGTCCGTGATGAAAGCAACAAGATCGTTCGTTATGAAACTATCCAGACCAAACGTAATGAGTGGGAAGTAAAACCTGTATACCCACAGCCAACAGCAGGGAATGAACAGGCCTATAAGCCTTCTGAACTGGTTCCGTATGATGCTGCAACCTTCCAGAAGCTCCGCACAACAATTCAGCAGATTACCGGTGTTGATCTCAGCCGTGAGGCCGTGCCTGAAAAAGAACTGTATTGGTTCCTGCCGAATGGTAAGCCAGCTCCTGAAAGCATGACAAAACCCACAGGCTATAAACTCCCTCAAGAGTCAAAAACCGCGGGTACACCTTTGCTGGTCGCACCGCATAAAAAAGGCGAACGACCTGATTATTACCTTGTTGAGTCTCGTAAAGGATTCATGCAGGGGATCGCAAAGGATAAGGAATCTGGCGAGTACCATAGCGTAATTGGTAAAGTGAACAAGCGTATTGATAAAGATGGAAACTGGAAAACGTATATGACACTTTCAGCAATCAATAAAAATTCTGAAAGTGGAATTGTTTTGCACGGATACGGCCATGTTGATCAGGGAGGTAAAAACCTGCTTTACAAAAACACAATTGCAAATGAAAAACAGCCTCAGCATTTACAACCGGCCTCAGATGAGGTAAAAAACAAAACAGTAATGAAGCAGCTTTTTCATCCTTCTAATGCTGCAAAAAGAAAAGATGATGAAAGGAGAGAACAGACTCATGCACCAGTCGCAAAGTCAGCGCCTCGGCCATAAAACAAAAACCCTACTCGTAGCAGTAGGGTTTTCCTGCATTTCTGTGAGCTCATTTGCAGCCACACAGACCTGTGCAGCATACGAACTGGCAAAAGCTGGTGCTGATGCTGCCTATAAACAGGAGGTTGAACGGATTAACAACGCCGCTAAAAGTGAATCCAGTACATCTGATTCTCTCGGACAGTGCCTGGGGTCGCTATCGGTATCACTAAAAATCCCTCAGTTTCCGTCTATCAGCGACATCATTGATAAGGTGAAGGATGAGGTATGCAATACGGTTAAATCGAAGATTAATGAGAAGTGGGGGAGCCTGACTAATACGACGCTGGACCCGTGGTCAACGATTTCATCCCGACTGCCAGATACGTCAGGTATCCTGCCCAACGCATCTTCTAAGAATGTGCAATTAAACAATCCGGCAGCTGCGAGTGGAAGTGGTGAGGATGCAAACAGTGATGCATTCCCGTTCCATTTGTAACTACCGGAAGAGTCCTTTCGGGATTTTATCGAATAGCTTGCCGGTTCGTATTTCAACGCGGCGGTGTTCCGCCGCGGTTAGTAAACGCATAAATTCTGTGGCAGGTAGAACATCACGTTTTGAGTCTACATACGTATCAAGCGAATCTTCATTCATGAAACGTCTGACAGTATGCAGCCAGTCTTCAGCTGATTTCATATTTTTTGAGCTCATCGTCGCTCATCTCGGCAAACGCTGCAGGTCGGCGACCTTTTCCTGTCCAGGTTATGGACTTTCCATCAACTTCGATCCGGTACTTCACTTTTCCAAAAGTGGATTTACTTTTCGTGGACGGACCAAAGAGATTTTCGAAGATCTGGAGAGCTTCATCAGCCGTAATATTGTGTTCTTCCATGAACCGCTTTGTGGCTGCGGCTTTCTCTTCAGTGGCCTTCTGTTCTTCCTTAAATTTCTCGATCATTCCCTGTGCAATGTCGGACCACATATTAATGAGTTGCTCAAGGTTTTCTGGCGGAATTTTGCGCAAAACGGCGGTGGCTTTTCGTCGTTCGCACATGATAACTGCACAGGATTCGTAATCATTATGTTCGCTCATGTATACCTCATTGTTCATTAACGATCTGCGTGATTTTCTAACACAAACTTTTGAAAAGAGAAACTCTATGAAAACACAAAATGGTGAAAATATTATGGATCAAACTGACTCGGATCAAAACTCAGTCGTTGATGATGACAGCAACGCCCTTGCTCCAGCTCTTGCTGAAGAGAGTAACCGAACGGTGCAAGAAATCGTATCGAAACATGGTTTAAAAGTAATTTTGATTCAGACGCTAATCATATTAGTCGCAATCATTATCATCGGTCTTCAGGGTTACTGGCTTCACCAGAAAAAAACCAAATATATTGCAACGAATGGGGGCATGATCACGGAAGTACACCCAACCGATGAACCGGCTTACACAGCGGAAGAGGTGATGGACTTTGCCAACCGTACAATGATCAAATCGCTTTCGCTGAACTTTGTGAATTACGAAAACCAATTAACCAGCGTCCGTGGCGATTTTAGCGCTGAGGGGTACGTTAGTTTCCGTAAAGCGCTGACCGATAGTGGACTGCTGAAAGATATCAGTGAAAAACGTCTGAACGTAAAACTTTCCACAACACCAGGAACCCTGATCACGGAAGGTCTTATCCGTGGCACCAAAACCTATGCCTGGCAATACCGTATTCCGGTGACTGTTCAGCTTGTTGGTCAGGCTCAGGACTACAGACCACAACCTTACGATTTGATGGTTCAGGTACGCCGCGTCAAAGAAGACGAAGATCCACGGGGTATTCAAGTAGCGCAGGCCATTCTCAAACCCCGGAACTACTGAGGTCAATCATGAAGATTAAACTGTTAACTGTACTTATGGCCGCACTGTTTTCGGCAAATTCTGTATCTGCAGCTGATGCACCGACTGGTAATGGAGCGCCGCAGCAAACGGCGCCAGCTGTGCCTGGTGGTGATATTGCTCAATGGCAGCAGGCCAGTTCCGGGTTGCCCGTAAATCAGCAGTCACAGGTGCAACAGCCACCACAGCAAACAGCACAGGAACAAGGTCAGCAGCAGGCGCAAGGCCAACAACCACAGGCACAGCCCCAACAGCAGCCAACTACTGCACTGCCTCCTGCACCCATGCCGCAGATTCCTCCACCACAGCAGCAGGTTACTCATGTTAATCCGCAGACACTGGAAGAGTTACCTGCACCTGTTCTGCAGCAGATCCAGCCTATTACCCCTGGTCAGGTGCGGTCTGCCCGCAGCGCAATGGAAGATATGAGCGCGGCGGCCAAAACCTCACCATTAACGCCGATCCCACGAATTTCAAGCCAGACGGTATCACTGTCAGCTGGTGCATCCATTCCGCAGGTACGGGTATTTCCAAACCAGGCAACGACAGTGACGTTTTCAGATGCAACCGGACACCCCTGGGTATTAGGTGCCCCTCCATATAATTCGAGTCCCTGTGCTTCTGGTGGTGAACTGTGTGTTGGCTATATTCCAGGATCGGCGGTATTCACAATCCAGCCTACCAATGCCTATGCCAGCGGGAACATCACAGTGCTTCTGAAGGGGCTGGCCACGCCGGTCATTATTAACGTGAAGGGGGCAGAACCCTCCGTTAAATCAAAAACCGTTGATGTTGATTATCGTCTGGATCTCCGTATCCCGAAGCGCAGTCCTGACACACCGGTTTATACCGCTACGCCTGAGAAAAAAATCTCACTGTATGACAAGCAGCTGCAGAGCGTGCTCGATGGCATCCCGCCTGAAGATGCTCAGCGGTTGAAACTTAAAAACGCGCCAGGGAGTACCAAAGTCTGGCAGATCGGTGATGAGCTCTACGTCAGAAGTAACATGCAGCTGCAGGATGAGTTTGAAAAAACGCTTTCCGCTATCGATGGCACACATGTTTACGTGCTGCCGGCAACACCAGTGCTGACTTTTTCTGTTAATGGTCAGGCGCGTGACGTTGAAGTTGAGCTGAATTAAGGGGAACGACGATGGCTACAGATAAAGGTAAAGAAACCAGAAAAATGATGCTCTACGTCGGTGGTGCTGCTGCAGTGGTGGCGCTTCTGGGAGGGTACTGGTTGTTTGGCTCATCAGATGAGCCGGCAACGGGAGGGTCGCAGGTGAAAGCCCAGGGGCTGGAAGGGAAAACTGGCAGGGAAAAAGCTAATGATCCCCAATACAACAAGCTGCTGAATGAGTGGAATGCTGATAATTCAGAGAAAGCGGCGCTCACGGGGGATAGCTTCATATCCACGTTGTCAGCCAGTAACCCGGTGGCCGTTGATTACGGCACCAAAGCACCACCACCAAAATATTCGTGGGAATCGTCAGCAAAACCGTCGGGCGATAACAGTAAGGCTAATGATGCTGAGCAGAAAGAGCGTGAGCGTCAGGCTAAAGCGGTGGCTACGTTACTGCAGAAAATAGACCAGGCCAGAACACCGGTTGTCACGGGTGTTGCACTTGCAACCTCTCTGGGAGCTGAGGGAAATGACAAGAACGGCGGGACTTTCTCAGGGTGGACCGATTCGGTCTATCCGCAGAACAAAAAGCCGGATGCTGAAAAACAACAGGGGGCGAAGAATAAGGTCAAAGATAAAGGAGCCCGACTTGTATCGGCTTACACGCTTGTGCCGGCAGTAATGGATACGGCGATGGACAGTGACGATCAGAACAGTATTGCTATTGCCCATGTTCCAACTGGAGCGCAGGCCGGCGCCAAATTCTATTCTGGCCAAAACCGTCTTGCCGGCGATGGTATTCGAATTCACTTCACCGGCATGGAGCTGAACGGAGTGCAGTGTAAGGTCGATGCGTATGGCGTGGCTTCCGACTCGTTGCGCGCGGCCGTTTCCTCAAATGTAAATAACCGCTGGTTCAGCCGTATTATTCTGCCGGCTGTCGCTAACGGATTAGGCCGAACTGGTCAGCTGTATGCGGACAGCAATTCGCAGATGATTATCACTGACGGCGGGAACGCATATCGTTCAACTGGTACACCTGATGGCAAAGCGGTTGCCGGTACCATTATTGGCGGGATGGGTGAGCAGGCAGGGCGTGTCCTGGCCGACGATGCAGCCCGCCTGCCGGTGAAGCAGGTTACGGTTGATCGTAACCAACTCATAGGCATCCAGTTTGTCGCGCCGGTGTATGAAAGCGACTGTGGCGAGAATATGGAAAATGCTTCTGCAGAGCAGGCGCAGCAGCAAGCAACTCCGACACTTTCTAGTGTGCAACCTCAGCAGATGCCTCAGCCTCCGGCTCCTAATTACCCTCAGCAAAACTTTCCAAGCTACCCCGGCTACGGGTATGGCTCCAGTAACCCGTATTACCGTTAAGGAGATTGATAATGAATCTGTTTGAAGATGACAATAAAAACGAAGCAGCTCCTGCCCAGGAACCGGTGTCTGCTAAGCCTGCTGAAAAGCCAAAACCGACAGTGACGCCAGCAGCAAAAGCGAGCAAAAAGCCGCTTAATATCAGTGACTATGCATGGATTGGTGGTATCGCTGTCATCGCTATCCTGCTTTTAGTCTGGTTGTTTGGGGGCTCCGATAGTGATACTGCGCCAGCGACGGGGAATGGGGCGATCCAGTCTTCAGCGCAACGTCCGCGCGTACAGTCTGCCCCTGCCGGGCAGGATTCTGGTGACTTCCGCGAGCAGATTTCCGGGATTCTGCTGCAGCAAAAGGAACGGCTGGACGCGATAGAATCAACTTCTAAAAATGGAATGATGATCCTTTCCAGTCAGTTACAAAGCGCTAATGAACAAATTAAAAATCTGAACAATCAGGTTCAGGAACTGAAAATGAAAGCCGCTGGTTATGGGCCCTCATTTGGTAATCAGAGTGGAACAATTTCCGGTTCAACGTCACAGGCATTACCTTTGTTGAGAGGTTTTTCAATTAATGATTTATCTGGCGATCTTGCTTGGGTAAAATACAAAAACCAGACGTATGCTGTGAAGGTCGGAAGTCAACTTGGCGGAGTCACCATTACGGGTATCGATACTGAAAATAGAATCGTTACAACAAGTAAAGGCCTAATCCGCTAATCAGGACCTAAAAAGGCGAAACTATGGATTTAGAATCGGTATTAATTCAGGTTGCTAACGGTGGTCAGGAACCGCTGACAAGGCTAATCATAGGTGTCGCTGCAATCGTTGGGATCATTGGTGTTATTGGATATCTGATGAGCCTGCGGAAGCAGGCCAGGCATTCTACCAAAGGTGTTGAAGTTGGCAGAATTTTTGCCGGGATCATCTTCTGTGTATGCCTCATCACGCTGAAAGCACAGATGAACTCAGGCGGTGCCACTTTAGGATTTGGCGATGTCAGTTTCGGACCCGTCAGTTATGCGAGCGAATCTACGTTTGGCATGGGAGCCGCAGCAGTCAACGCAGTGCTGGGGATTGTTAGAATTCTCGGTGCATACTTTTTTTACAGGGGTATTAAGGGGTTGAAAGACTCTTACCTTGAGGGCCATACGGAGCTGTCAGCTTCGGGCACGAGAGGGGCATCCATTGTGAAAATTGTATGTGGACTACTTCTGATGTTCGATACACAAACGCTCGATGCGTTGCAGAGCACATTAAACATTCACTGGTAATCAAAAAGGATACTTTATGAAAATTGTTAAATTTATCAAAGACAAGGCGTTATCTGCATCCATCGCAGCGTATCAGCTGCGCGGAACGGTAGCAAAATCGTTAGTGGTATTGCCCCTGGCATTACTGAGCAAAGAGGCTGCAGCTGAAACGACTGTCTGGGAAAAGATCAATACCTTCACGGAAGGTATGGCCAGTACCCAGCCTGGTCTGATTACCGCTGGTAAAGTGGTTGGTGTTGTGTGCTTCATCGTAGGTCTTGTAGCTCTGTGGCTCAAAAACAAACGCGGGAAAGATATCAGTGGCGGCTTCATCTTTTGGTCAATGGTTGTTGGAGCCTGTCTGGTCGGCCTGACCGCATGGATCTCTTCTGTTGGTTCAACCGTTGGCGTTGACGCAACCCTGTAATGTCCTTTCGGCCCCGCCTTGCGGGGCCAATACCGGAGTTCCCCCATGAAAGATTTTAAGCTCACCAGGAATGAACAACCTGCCAGATGCCATGTGTGCGGGATAAAGAGCAAAGATGTTTTCTCCCTCGCAGAAGATGGACAGAAAGAGAGAATGCTTTGCTCTGTATGCCTGTCGCTCGAACACCCGGAGAAAATGAAACTAGAGACTCAAACCGGACTTTTGCTGAAGAGAAATACAAACCGAAAACTCTACAGCCTGTTGTTTCGTTCAATTGCAAAAGCGGAAAAGTCAACGGACGATTCTTACCGTGAAAAGGCACAGAAACTTAAACAGATATTGCTCAGCACAACTGACGTAGTTCTAAACGAAACCGGCAGTGATGATGGATACGATTTACTGCACCTGATAAAAAAACACCATCAGTTACTTCCCATGAATTTTGACGATGAGTTTGTCACTTCTGTCGCAGAGTCAGACGAATTGCCGGATGTAAGTGACTGGAATGAAATTTACAAGGGTAAGAGAGGTTTTAAATGATTTCTTTCTTTGAGGATGTGATCGAAGGTATCTCACGCAATCTTACGTCAAATGACTCGTTAAAATACTGTGATTTGACAACGGTTGTAGGGCTTACGTCGCAGGATCGCGTTGAGCATCCTGAAATCAGGGCTCCGTACATTCTGACTACGAAGAACAACGATTTTCTTACCGTTATTGAGGTTCAGGGCGCTAAATCATCGTTTGACGAGAAGTCGTTTAATGACTTCATCATGCACCTTTCAAACTCGTTGTCGAATTCCTTTATTAACAGTGGCCATAAGCTGTCTGTGGTGTTTGAGCGCGACTTTACCAAGAACCAGGAAGAACTGAATAATGTTTATAAACCGCAGGTAGCAGCAATAGAGCGCCTGCAGATAGACATTAAAGACCTGATCGCCGATGACGCAAAAAAAATTGCTGCCCATTACAGCCGTGAACGCGCTTACATCGTGCTGTATACCTCGAAGGGGATGATTGCGAAGGATGAACTTAAAAACGAGCAGGCAAAAGCTGCCGGCGTTATGAAGGATATCCCGCAGACTCGCTTCAGTCAGAACCCAATCGAATTTCAGCTTGAAGGTTTGAAGATCACGCATGACGCGATGCTGTGGCGGCTGATTGGTATGCTTCAGGGGGATGATGAGTCGGGGATGGGGCTTCTGGTTGATGTCCTCGATGTCAAACACGCCGGCGCCATGATGCGTCAGATGCTGTTCCGGAACTCAACATCAGAAAACTGGTACCCTCGCACGCCGTTTGACCAAAATCTGCGAGTTTATGGCGCTCCACGGAAAGGCAATATCGACTCAGTGCTGCCGCCGCGGCTGAATATCCAGATCATGGAAGGGGAACTGGAAGAAGATGGTGGCCTGATTTACTGCGATGGCAAGTATTACGGCTCTGTTGCCCTTGAGTTGCCACCACTTCACCCTGTCAAATTTAAGCAGTTATTCAACGCGATTAACCGGAAAATCCCGTACCGGATAAAATATGACTTTATGGGCGGGGGCAAAAAAGCACTGTTCTGGCCATCAGTGATCATCTCTTTCCTTCGTTTCATTCCCTCACTCGGTACTATCGCGCGTGATATGGATTATGTCGGGGCCCAGAGCGAAACCGATCCAACGGCTATCATGGCCATCAACTTTGCCACCTGGGGTGACACTAAGGATGAAGCCAAACGCAACCTGGCGGCTTTAACTAAGGCGATTGAAGGCTGGGGTGTATCAGGTGTGTCCAAGACGTATGGTAATCCAGGTAGCGCACTGATTGCATCCGTTCCGGGGCTGACGACGGCCACACCTGGCTCATTGCATTATCCGCCGTTGAGTGAAGGCTTGCGGATGTTACCTTTTGAACGTCCGGCCAGCCCCTGGCATGGTAAAGGCAATATCAACTTCATCACGCTCGATGGCAAGCTGTTCCCTTATCAAATCGCCAGTCCCCTGCAGGAGAAATTTACCGATGTCATCACCGGTGTTCCTGGTTCCGGTAAAAGCGTGCTGGCCAACCGTCTTAACCTGAGCGCGATTTTCCGGGCAGATAAAAAATTGCCTTATCTGACCATCATTGATAAGGGATACAGTGCGAAAGGTATTGCCGACCTGATTTGGGCTGAATTGCCGGCGGATCTACGACACCTGGTTGCCAGTATCACCCTGAACAATGACGAATCGCACTGTATTAACATCTGCGATACGCAGTTAGGTTCAAGGTATCTGACGCAGTTTGAGGAAGTATTCTTAAAGCAGATGCTTAACGCATTCTGTATTGATCCGGCAATTGGCCAGCCGCCAGATGCAATGAGCGTTGGCCAAATCGTCAGTAAAGTTGTATCAAGAGTATACAAAGCAAAAGCTCATTCTGACGCAAATAAGTTTAAGTTTAACGATCCGGTTGTTAATGAAGCTCTGAAAGTATCTGGTCTGGATACAGAGCTCGGTGAAGACTGGTTTGAAAAAGCTACATGGTGGGAAGTCGTTGATAAGCTGTTTGCCAAAAAATATTTCCATGCAGCGACGGTTGCCCAGCGTTATGCTGTGCCGACCATTTACGATTTCATTAGCGAGCTACAAGAAGAAGGTTTTAGTAAGCAATATGCGGATGTAAAAGTCAATGGAAGTGAGCCTGTAGTAAACTTTGTTGCACGTTGTTTCCAGGCTGCCGCTGCTGACTATGCCATTTTCTCTGGGATCACGGTTTATGATTTCAGCCCAGAGACTCGTATTGCGATCCTGGATATGCAAAACGTGCTCGGTGACAGAACGACACCTGCAGGCAAGCTCAAATCCGGCATTATGTATCTCTTTGCGCGCCAGATGGCAGTGCGTAACTACTATCTGCCTCAGTCAGCAGAAACCTTCATTCCTGCTTTACCGGAGCAGTACAGGGCATATCACCAGGCGCGCATCAGGGAGCTTTCAGAAGAGGTTAAACATACCTTTTATGATGAGTGTCATAACTTTGCCGGCATCGACTTTATTCAAAATGCGCTGAATACCGCTGACCTTGAAGATCGTAAATTCAACGTCCGTACTGCGTTCTCGTCTCAGTATCTGAGCCATATGCCTTCGAGCGTGCTTAAAACCATGAACAGCCTGTTTATGATGCGCCTGACGGAAGGGGATGAAGAGTATCTGAAGCAATTAGAGATAAACATCCCGGCCGATATCCTGCGTCGTTTCAGACAGCTTCCGCAAGGGGTTTATCCGGACGGAAGTGGTACTGCATTTCTCGGTATTTTTAAAACGAAACG
Coding sequences:
- a CDS encoding conjugative transfer protein, with protein sequence MISFFEDVIEGISRNLTSNDSLKYCDLTTVVGLTSQDRVEHPEIRAPYILTTKNNDFLTVIEVQGAKSSFDEKSFNDFIMHLSNSLSNSFINSGHKLSVVFERDFTKNQEELNNVYKPQVAAIERLQIDIKDLIADDAKKIAAHYSRERAYIVLYTSKGMIAKDELKNEQAKAAGVMKDIPQTRFSQNPIEFQLEGLKITHDAMLWRLIGMLQGDDESGMGLLVDVLDVKHAGAMMRQMLFRNSTSENWYPRTPFDQNLRVYGAPRKGNIDSVLPPRLNIQIMEGELEEDGGLIYCDGKYYGSVALELPPLHPVKFKQLFNAINRKIPYRIKYDFMGGGKKALFWPSVIISFLRFIPSLGTIARDMDYVGAQSETDPTAIMAINFATWGDTKDEAKRNLAALTKAIEGWGVSGVSKTYGNPGSALIASVPGLTTATPGSLHYPPLSEGLRMLPFERPASPWHGKGNINFITLDGKLFPYQIASPLQEKFTDVITGVPGSGKSVLANRLNLSAIFRADKKLPYLTIIDKGYSAKGIADLIWAELPADLRHLVASITLNNDESHCINICDTQLGSRYLTQFEEVFLKQMLNAFCIDPAIGQPPDAMSVGQIVSKVVSRVYKAKAHSDANKFKFNDPVVNEALKVSGLDTELGEDWFEKATWWEVVDKLFAKKYFHAATVAQRYAVPTIYDFISELQEEGFSKQYADVKVNGSEPVVNFVARCFQAAAADYAIFSGITVYDFSPETRIAILDMQNVLGDRTTPAGKLKSGIMYLFARQMAVRNYYLPQSAETFIPALPEQYRAYHQARIRELSEEVKHTFYDECHNFAGIDFIQNALNTADLEDRKFNVRTAFSSQYLSHMPSSVLKTMNSLFMMRLTEGDEEYLKQLEINIPADILRRFRQLPQGVYPDGSGTAFLGIFKTKRGLICHILKNTLGPKLLWALNSSAKDRALRDVLYEELGTKQAREVLANRFPMGSASSIIDEMVVNQGGERDSEEESQTMAMKLAKEIISDVRRGFR
- a CDS encoding DUF6750 family protein yields the protein MKIVKFIKDKALSASIAAYQLRGTVAKSLVVLPLALLSKEAAAETTVWEKINTFTEGMASTQPGLITAGKVVGVVCFIVGLVALWLKNKRGKDISGGFIFWSMVVGACLVGLTAWISSVGSTVGVDATL